In Tribolium castaneum strain GA2 chromosome 4, icTriCast1.1, whole genome shotgun sequence, one DNA window encodes the following:
- the Lipt2 gene encoding octanoyl-[acyl-carrier-protein]:protein N-octanoyltransferase LIPT2, mitochondrial: MHKLVKVWQIGRLNYSKGLKLQKHLVHLHHEQPEFANNTLLCLEHPPVYTTGIRTKEYPQDVAQQLEALGAEFHRTDRGGLITFHGPGQLVVYPILNLKDFKPSMRWYVCHIEKTVIRLCKKMGIEAETSPHTGVWVNDNKICAIGVHGSRFVTSHGLALNCCTDLKWFEHIVPCGNEGKGVTSLSKELNRLVTVEEVIPLFLDSFSEIFSCNYVSFPKRECDNILENIVQ, encoded by the exons ATGCATAAGCTAGTAAAAGTGTGGCAAATCGGCCGTTTAAACTACTCTAAAggtttaaaattgcaaaaacaccTCGTCCATCTCCACCATGAACAGCCCGAATTCGCAAATAACACACTCCTGTGTCTGGAGCACCCCCCTGTCTACACCACGGGAATTCGCACCAAGGAGTACCCCCAAGACGTTGCGCAACAGTTGGAGGCTTTAG GAGCGGAGTTTCACAGGACGGACAGGGGCGGATTGATCACGTTTCATGGCCCCGGCCAGTTGGTTGTCTACCCTATCCTCAATTTGAAAGATTTCAAGCCCAGTATGAGGTGGTATGTGTGCCATATTGAGAAAACTGTGATACGGTTGTGTAAAAAAATGGGGATTGAGGCGGAGACTTCGCCGCATACGGGGGTCTGGGTCAATGATAATAAG ATTTGTGCCATTGGGGTACATGGGAGTCGGTTTGTGACCTCGCACGGCCTTGCTCTTAATTGTTGCACTGATTTGAAATGGTTTGAACATATTGTACCGTGTGGCAATGAGGGGAAAGGTGTGACGAGTCTCTCGAAAGAGTTGAACAGGCTCGTGACTGTGGAGGAGGTAATTCCCCTCTTTCTGGACAGcttttccgaaattttttcATGCAATTATGTTAGTTTTCCCAAACGTGAATGTGATAATATCTTAGAAAACattgttcaataa
- the LOC656825 gene encoding peroxiredoxin-6, whose amino-acid sequence MRLRLGDTVPNFKAETTQGPIQFYDWQGDKWVVLFSHPADFTPVCTTELGRIAVHQPHFAKRNVKLLAHSCDKLKDHVDWVNDIKSYCRDIPGEFPYPIISDERRELAVMLDMIDQQHKDDKQRALTVRALYIIDPRHVLRLSMHYPQSTGRNVDEILRVIDSLQLVDRVPQVATPANWVPGEKVMILPSVKEEEAQKIFGGKVDKVTMPSGIVYVRTTTNYQ is encoded by the exons ATGCGTTTAAGATTAGGCGACACTGTGCCCAATTTCAAGGCCGAGACAACGCAAGGCCCCATCCAGTTCTACGACTGGCAAGGCGACAA ATGGGTAGTTTTATTCTCGCACCCGGCCGACTTCACGCCCGTGTGCACCACCGAATTGGGGCGCATTGCCGTCCATCAGCCCCATTTCGCCAAACGCAATGTGAAACTGCTTGCACATTCGTGCGACAAGCTCAAAGACCACGTCGATTGGGTTAATGACATCAAGTCGTACTGTCGCGACATTCCCGGGGAATTCCCCTACCCCATTATTTCGGACGAGAGGCGCGAATTGGCCGTGATGCTGGACATGATCGACCAACAGCATAAGGACGATAAACAGAGGGCGCTCACAGTGCGAGCGCTCTATATTATAGATCCCAGGCACGTTTTGAGACTTTCGATGCATTATCCGCAATCAACCGGTCGGAATGTCGA TGAAATTTTGAGGGTCATTGATTCGCTCCAACTGGTGGATAGAGTACCACAAGTGGCGACGCCTGCCAACTGGGTTCCGGGCGAAAAAGTGATGATTCTCCCATCAGTCAAGGAGGAGGAAGCccagaaaatttttggcgGGAAAGTTGACAAGGTTACAATGCCCTCGGGCATTGTCTATGTGCGCACTACCACGAATTatcaataa